One Glycine max cultivar Williams 82 chromosome 1, Glycine_max_v4.0, whole genome shotgun sequence genomic window, ACTCAAAAGACATAAAGGATATTTGTAGGTTAGTAACTTACTTAGGATGCCTTGTTTGTAACTTAGGATGGTTTTTAGatcttattttaatcttttgtgcAGGTCAATTTATCATTATTTCCTATGTAAGTTTTTGGTAGTGTTTGCTAGCTAAgcttcaaataaaagaaaaaagaaaaaggtattgaCTAAATTGGTAAGAGGTcctaattaaaattgtttttagtaACCACTTAAATTTGATTGATCAATTTTAAAGTCAAAACTCAAACTAGTTGAAAAGTCAGTGATGAGAtatcttctaatttattttcaatgaaaaataaacttaaaagtcAGTTAGGTGATATCTTCTAATTGccacttttctttatatattttagaattatttagGGTGAATGTATTATACTCGATGAACCTTGTTTTTCTAGGTCTGTTGCATGAACCAAAATGGGGTCACTTGACAGATTTACATGTTGCTTTCAAGCATTATGGGTtattacatttaatattttattggtaGTTACAGTCAAAATTTGTTCTCTACTAATGGCTTATATCTCTACTACAAAGtctttttctaaactttgttttgtATTAACTGTCTCTGTTTATGTATGATTTAATTGAGTATGTATTCAacactcaaaatttaaatactcaAACTCATTGTGCCTCATTGCttgcttattttaatttttctagctTTTGCTTTGCTTAGGTTTTGTtctacagagagagagagagaaagaaagaaagtttcagaatttagagagacaatttaatttttgttttttcggtTATCTTTATCGGTTTCTCTTACATCATTTTTGTAGGCACAGAGGAAGAAGCTTTGGTAGCATAACTTTGTTGGAGAGCATGTGAGTGGCAAATTTATGAAAGGGggttagttttaaaaactaattaccaAAGAGGGTCTCTTTTTAAACAATTTGCAAGCAGGGTCTGTTTTTGCATGGGTACCACCATTGAAGATGGCGAGAAGCTTGGTACCGCCATTGAAGATGGCGAGAAAACTGCTTACGTGGAGGGTGCCGCCAGTGGCACGGGCGAGACACATCCACGTTGGATCCGCCATTTCCATTGGCGTTACGGGGTGTGACATGGAGAAGGTCTCACCTTCTGAATTGGCGAGACAGGTGAAGGGTGCTCTCGCCTTCACCATTGGCGAGATATGTCCACGTAGGACATGTGAATGTCTCGCCTTCTCTAGTGGCGAGATAGATGCATCTCGTGACTTGCTTGTAGTGTTGCAAGTGACAGATTTGCAGTGTTTAGGGTTACAGCTTTGCAGTATTAGGGTTGCATGCATGGACTGAAAACACAGAGTAGGCTTAACTTAGGTTTTTGACCATTGCTTCTTTACATTTCCTTCTATAAAATTAACCTCCAGCAACTTAAATTTTTACACaaacttctcttctcttctccaagctttcttctttctcctttgttgaGTTTCAGTGAGTGAGACTGTGTACGTGTGTGATGCACTTCCAttgttttgttgtgtatttCTCTTCCATAATTCATTCCTGGTAAgtgattttcttaaataagatttatatattctgatttataatttatgttgttaatattataaaaatagtagGTTAGTTAGTATTAATAGGTATTGTAAATTTAGGTTAATTAGGATAAATAGATATTGTAGGGTTAGGTTAGTTACTATgctattcttaatttttatgtattaatagATATTTGAAGGTTAGGTTAGTTAGTTTGGTTTGTTGTATATGtttttagatattatatatgtgatataatattattagcTTTAGAAATATTAGGCACAGGTAATATACCTAATATTAGGCAGGCACACGTAATATATGTAATATTAGCTAGCTGTAGAAATATTAGGCACACGTAATATTAGGTAGttgtagaaatatttttagtcaACCACACGTATTATTAGCTTTAGAAATTCTAGGCACACGTAATATACGTAATATTAGCTAGCTGTAGAAATATTAGGCACAAGTtaatttaaggtttaattatatatttgtaaattttaggaCAAacgtaaatttttagtttttataatattagctAGCTGTAGAAATTTAAGCATTTTacatgtaaataaataattgtaatattagATACACGTAAATTTGTCTTTTTAGTGttataattttgtatgttatatatagatagtatagttttaaataaatgaattgataagttaatattgtttgagttattttttagtttttagttatataNNNNNNNNNNNNNNNNNNNNNNNNNNNNNNNNNNNNNNNNNNNNNNNNNNNNNNNNNNNNNNNNNNNNNNNNNNNNNNNNNNNNNNNNNNNNNNNNNNNNAGACGCAcacatgtgtatatatatatatatatatgtgtaatatacacacacacacacacatatatatatatatatatatatatatatgatatatatatatatatatatatattatttatatatatatatatatatatatatatatatatatatatatattatatatatatatatatatatatatatatatatatatatatatatatacacacacacacacactcacacacacacacacacacacacacacacacacacacaatatatatatatatatatatataaaaaacacacacacacacacacacacacacacacacacacacacaatatatatatatatatatatatatatatatatatatatatatatatatatatatatatatatatatatatatatatatatatatatatatatatatatatatgataagataGTGTTAGTTTAGTTTGtaggttaatattatttgttttaggaaatttatgttattaaatgtatgatacattgtacattattattatttttgtatatatattgtttaaatgattttttgcatttcaatatttgtttgtattataaataatttgttagtccatattttattcaattatttttttgttaattgtagaaaaaaaattatttatttaaatttttcttcacatgtattttaatttatctatagaatatattaaaaattagctagtttaatttattacaaatttattgttatgtatttaataatgtttttataaatgtgtgtagtttgatttatattatctacaaataatgtataaattgatttgtgaatttattgtattatattttattttgtagtagCAATGGCATCTTCATCGTCATCTTCATCACATATTAACATTAAGTCTGGCCCCATCGATTCTGATGTATTATGGATGCAACCTaaacatgtttcagaacatgtttggaatggggaagaagATCGGAAATTACATATCAGACGAGTTGTCCCCACGTATCAAGGGGAAGAAGAAATTCCAGagcaaatttttccttttcttcgaCAATTTGGTTTCGCCTGGATTATGAAGATgggatacttaaaaataaatgcctcATTAATTAGTGCTCTGATAGAAAGATGGAGACCGAAAACACAtacgtttcacatgagatgcggagagtgtACTATTACTCTCCAAGACGTCTGTGTATTGTTAGGTATAAGTGTGGATAGTTTACCATTAATCGatccaacaaatcttgattAGGCTGATTTATGTGAGGAATTTTTGGGAGTCAGTCCACAAGAAGGTGAAATTAAAGGTAGtgtggttaaattaagttggctggctcaccattttgcACAAATAAATAACGACGACGACGAAGAATAAGTACGAAGGTTTGCCCGTGCATGGATACTGAGATTCATTGGAGATGTCTTGTTCGTTGACAAAAGCAGTAAAAAAGTTTCGCTAaggtaccttcaatttttacgtgactttgaagAATATGACACATATGCATGGAGAGCTGCCGTACTTGGTTTTCTatacagagagatgtgcagtgccaccgattataaaactaaatcaattgGAGGTATGTGCAACTTACtacaaatgtgggcatgggaacgatgtccaaccttggctccaaagaggactcctccccAAGTAGAAAATAAACCACTGGGGCACAGGTTAGTCATTTTTAAAAGCGTGTTTCATTTCAATAGAATAAATGGTTTtagggtatattaaattttaatctttgtaggtggctgcaacgtggaaaccaacatatcggcaatgatgatgtgagagtttttcgtcgcaagttggatattatgaaacgtcatgaggtaagaacatggtattgtatttgtaaaataaaaaatgatatgtcttattttactaaaatgttcacaactatgttgttatatgcagtttgtgtgGGAGCCTTACACAGCAACCGTTATATCATTGTTGCCTCCCGTTTGTTTAGTCGAAAGTCTCGCATGGTACGTGGtggtgccactaatttgttttcaagttattgagtggcaccaaccggaCAGAGTATTGAGACAATTTGGGATGCAGGAACCAATTCCAGAGTCTCCTTCACAACCCTTAAACATTCATGGCATAACATTAAAAGGGAAACATGACGAAAATTGGGGGCAATTGTTCGCCCCAATGATTCATCAATGGAATAATCGCCATGCATTTAGGGTTGACGCTTATCCCTGACAAGAAGGCCTATTGAGCTTTAACTCGGactacatggtctggtataggcgaaagacaaagatgtttgttgacccACAAAATGCAAACACggctacattggtattttttaatttttttgaatatttaacttgaacatttttttaatgatggcCATTAATTTTCTGACCCTAATAATTGCAGGCTGAAGTTGTGAAGACATTACAATACATGGTgtctcctcaagggaggaatacatggacagttgatgatctcgtgccttatgtggaaaaaattacaattttatccgaAGAGCAAGAAATAGTCACTGAGCCAGAGTCACATGGTCCTACATCAGAGCGTCAATTTCCCGCACAACagtttcacatgcttcagtcaagtgttgaaactcaggGCATAGACAGAAGAAGGGAGGCTGTTGAAGCGGaagaatattcccaacaaatggcggagcgtggccatggaatgtattacacgccacaaACATTTGCTCAGTATCCgacacagatgtatcagtatccttttcaGGGTCATCACACTGATACTTCTGCAAGTCAGCATTCGTTCGGTGGTGTTGTGAAAACACaagctcatttttcatggcccactatgaccccttcacagcaatatcatggcccaattccaacacctaatgccccatTAGGAACACAATGGAATGTACCGGGACAAATACCTAATACGGGTGACTTATTCGGTGTTGATTTGCATCACGCATTTTCTGCGGAGGCTGACGAAGAAGAAGCAGGGAGGCATCGgggcagaagaaatcctgatcgccaagcacgaagatgggatcgaccatgtggcacatcctcacggCATCATGGACACCAAAATGAATGATTTGCTTGTCtctgtttaaatatgtttttgtatatttctcatttgaatttcacaTGTAATGTATGGTATTCAGTTTATTAAGGCTTACTTATGGATACAGTTTATGTCGCgtatcaaactataataatcaatgaagttaataaataactaacatagagaaaaggaaaaaacaaaagtttCTAAGTAACGATGAACATCAATGTCATATGTGCACTAATCCCTTAACCGTACCTATTAAACCATtaaccctaaaaaataaaaactaaacccttaaccctaaaaactaaaaactaaactcta contains:
- the LOC121174307 gene encoding uncharacterized protein, with translation MVWYRRKTKMFVDPQNANTATLAEVVKTLQYMVSPQGRNTWTVDDLVPYVEKITILSEEQEIVTEPESHGPTSERQFPAQQFHMLQSSVETQGIDRRREAVEAEEYSQQMAERGHGMYYTPQTFAQYPTQMYQYPFQGHHTDTSASQHSFGGVVKTQAHFSWPTMTPSQQYHGPIPTPNAPLGTQWNVPGQIPNTGDLFGVDLHHAFSAEADEEEAGRHRGRRNPDRQARRWDRPCGTSSRHHGHQNE